One Artemia franciscana chromosome 7, ASM3288406v1, whole genome shotgun sequence DNA segment encodes these proteins:
- the LOC136028688 gene encoding histone H1-delta-like: MKISGIETEMAPASVESQSMASPAKKEKKAKAPKPAKAAKPKGDKKVKAPGIHPKYTEMITKSIADLKERGGSSRQAILRYIMANFQVDNDAKVVNMHLKQALKRCLANGTVINPKGTGVTGSFKLAKPVRAKYSKAVKPVKPTAQKTFVKKTAKPIAVKRSTLAKKAIKPMALSKNL; the protein is encoded by the coding sequence ATGAAAATTTCTGGAATTGAAACTGAAATGGCGCCAGCATCTGTAGAATCCCAGAGCATGGCTTCACCAGCTAAGAAGGAAAAGAAGGCAAAGGCTCCAAAACCAGCTAAGGCAGCAAAACCTAAAGGGGATAAAAAGGTCAAGGCACCAGGTATTCACCCAAAATACACGGAAATGATCACCAAATCCATTGCTGACCTGAAAGAACGTGGGGGATCTAGCCGTCAGGCCATTCTCAGATACATAATGGCCAATTTCCAGGTTGACAATGATGCAAAAGTTGTGAATATGCATCTTAAGCAAGCTTTGAAACGTTGtcttgcaaatggaactgttATAAATCCCAAAGGTACTGGCGTAACTGGTTCTTTCAAGCTTGCAAAGCCTGTCAGGGCCAAATATTCCAAGGCTGTAAAGCCTGTCAAGCCCACAGCTCAGAAGACCTTCGTCAAGAAAACAGCCAAACCTATTGCAGTTAAAAGGTCAACTTTAGCCAAGAAGGCTATCAAGCCAATGGCCCTTAGCAAAAACCTGTAA
- the LOC136028689 gene encoding histone H3-like, with protein MAPKTSGKSAKKAERQTINIVLTKQTARKSTGGKASRKQLVTKAARKSAPATAGVKKPHRYRPATVALREIRRFQKSTELLIRKLPFRRLVREIAQDFKTDFRLQSLAVMALQEASEAYLVALFEDTNLCAIHAKRVTIMPKDIQLTRRIRGERAKVP; from the exons ATGGCTCCAAAAACTTCAGGAAAATCAGCAAAGAAAGCTG AGAGGCAAACTATCAACATTGTTTTGACAAAGCAAACTGCAAGAAAATCAACAGGCGGAAAGGCATCTAGAAAGCAGCTTGTGACCAAGGCAGCAcgtaagtcggctcctgctaccgCAGGGGTGaaaaaaccacacagatacaggccCGCAACCGTAGCCCTGAGAGAAATTCGTCGCTTTCAAAAGAGTACCGAACTGTTAATAAGGAAATTGCCCTTTCGGAGACTTGTGCGAGAGATTGCccaggatttcaaaactgacttCAGGCTCCAGAGTTTGGCTGTGATGGCCTTACAAGAAGCCAGCGAGGCGTATTTAGTTGCACTTTTTGAGGATACCAATTTGTGTGCCATTCACGCCAAAAGGGTGACCATCATGCCGAAAGATATTCAACTTACCCGTCGTATCCGTGGCGAGAGAGCTAAAGTTCCCTAG
- the LOC136028691 gene encoding histone H1-delta-like — MGNFQVGNDAKVVNMHLKQALKHCLANRIVINPKVTGITGSFKLAKPVKAESSKAVKPAKARAKKTLVKKTAKPTAVKKSTSAKKANKPMAGSKSFVKVFKKATVAKKAVAAKKSTSKK; from the coding sequence atgGGCAATTTCCAGGTTGGCAATGATGCCAAAGTTGTGAATATGCATCTTAAGCAAGCTTTGAAGCATTGCCTTGCAAATAGAATTGTTATAAATCCCAAAGTTACTGGCATAACTGGTTCTTTCAAGCTTGCCAAGCCTGTAAAAGCCGAAAGTTCTAAGGCTGTAAAGCCTGCCAAGGCCAGAGCTAAGAAAACCTTAGTCAAGAAAACAGCCAAACctactgcagttaaaaagtcaacttcAGCCAAAAAGGCTAACAAGCCAATGGCTGGTAGCAAAAGCTTTGTAAAGGTTTTCAAGAAGGCCACTGTCGCCAAAAAAGCAGTAGCAGCAAAGAAATCCACATCCAAGAAGTAG